The genomic region TACTCAGTCTCTGTATAAAAGTGAAACTGTGTAGTCTTCTCTAACATAGCTTAATAggtctcttttttgttttgtagaaaAGACCCGACCAAACCTAAATATCACACGAGCCACCCGATTTCACAATCTATTATCTCGAATTCAAAGTCGGTCTATTCAAAAACATATCACCGCCAATAGGAAAAATAATCTTTCCTCTTCTCATTCGGAAACTTTTCTCCACCGCCCTCTCAATTCTACACATATAAGTGAAAGTTGGTGCTACTTTCCATTTTTCATATTACAAACTCAGTTTCTCTCTTTTGCAAAATCATaagggtctctctctctctctctatttttctagTTGCAGTGACAGAGTAGTGGACTGAGCCATGGCCCTGGTGGTTCGAGATAAAGCGACTACGTGGGACGTGGGATTAACCCACGAAAGGCTTTCACGCAATAACCCATCCACCGTTGTCTTCCATCTACACCCGGACTCCACCCATCATCATATCTGGAGAGAAGCCGAATATGATGAAGTTCAACACCAAACCCAAGACCCTATAACCGGACTCACCACCATTGAGATTCTTCAACAAGAGTTTCTCGATCGAGATGTTGATTTCTTGTATCCAAAACTCTCTCAGCTTTTGCCTCCTTCCTTAGATCAACTCGACCCCCGACAACGCGAGGAGTTGGTGCTTCAGATCATTGCCAGGGCTTATGTGGTTTTGCTCGATTATTCCAAATATTTCCCGACTGCTGTAAATTTGTTGATGCGTGTGTATTTGAATATTGTCACAACGTACAGTGTGAGTTTTGAATTTGAAGGAGAAGACCATTCTTTTACACCTGCTGCTCCATCAGCCATCGCGGCATTGAAGGAAGGAAGGTTTAAGTTGAGCTCTACTGATACTTCTTGTACCATCTGCTTGGAGGACTTTCCAGTTGGGTCGAACGTCACATGCATGCCTTGTTCTCACATCTTTCATCGGCAATGCATTGTTGAGTGGCTGAAGAATAGCCATTACTGTCCTGTTTGCCGATTCAAGATGCCGACTTAATTAGATTGTAGTTTATGGTagcaagttttttttctttgatattctTTCATGTAATGGATGAGTACTACagttttcaaattttgcttTTTGTGACTGCATATGTATGAAAACGAAATTAAAGGACAGCCtgtgttcttattttttctattataaaaatttgaatcttaCAAGTTTTTTAGATGGTGACTACTATGGATCTTTTGGAGTCCCTCATTATTAGAAGGGATTGGGAATGCTTTCGATATTAATAATGCCTAGAACAAACCCCTACTAACACCCAAATCTATATAATGTTCATGCGTTAATTTATGATTAGTATATAAGTTGACACAATATGCTCAAGTATCTATGGTGGACCCATAAGTAATTGGGCATGTGGTGCGGAATATTAATCACGTTAAATTTAATTTAGGTTGTGAAAAACCATATCTCCTTGAATATGTGTTAgatctttgatcaccttaaaaATTCAGTTAGGAGTACCACTATGTTCCCAATCAACACAAAACCCACTAACTGCGGAAACACCAATGGAAAATATGGAAGCTGGGCTTAGGCTCTGCCATTCCAAAACGTAGTCCAgcaaaaatcacaaatttagaACATAAGCGGACAAAACTCATATTTGGAAATATCGTATGCAACCTAACGAACAAATCCTGCTTACATTAGAACCATGCATCCATAATCTGAATGCCAACACAAGTAGATCGCATTATGTCCAAATCTTGAAAGGTTGCGCATGAGCAGTGCCTTTAGAATTTTGGGAGGCGGTATATcctgcacccggcatatatgccgggtgtctcacacaggggcgggccccacagtcacacccggcatatatgccgggtacaagaTATAAAAATTGGAATTTTGGACCCTCAAATCTAAATCGCCAATGAGGTCCAATTCAAAAACCTTTTGGATACGCAAAGACATTCTTTGAGAGCTGACAGTGGGTAAAAATAGCCAAATAGGGCTCTCAACTGCAAACTCCATGGCATCCTTAACCACTTAATGTATCTTCTTCTCTATGGCCTTTAACTCTACTTCACTGGCTAGAATGATCTAGATCATGTAAGTCTTCAACGCTGAGATGGGATCTAATATCTAAACTCTCTAGCAGCATAGCGTGCCTTCTCAGCTCTCAAAAGAGAACCACAAATTGAGGTGAACATTTATCAccaccaagtttgtttgtttgttttttttaaatgatattaaaaacatcatacaagaaagagaagaaattaaaagtCATCCTTAGGTACACAACCAATTCTATTGATCTATAACAGATACTCGAACTTTAAAGCATTTACAATGCAAGATTAATTCAAAATATTGGTAAGAATCTGCAAATCATGATGTCAAGATTATAAGCATGTATAGTGAAGCATATTATGAGTAAAAGACCCATTCTTGGGCACAGGCTCATTGAATTCTATGTTTGTACTTAGggatgtattttctataaatttatctctggtaaatgaaaaatgaaacaacaaaATGTCTACAGTGGCAGATATTCAAATAAAGAACAGAAGGCAAAAGCCAGAGGCCTACATTCCCATCATCTCATAAAAAAGgttctctaaaaaaaagggCTAATACAATCAGCTCATGTCCCGACAATTCAACACCTCGATCCTCTTAGTTTCGCCCAGAAAAATTTTGCACTTGACAAAGCTAAGCTACCTTTCTAGTTGACATGcttcttcaaatcaaagtaAACGGCTACCAAACTGATCCAGATAGAGAACTAGCTGCTTATCAACCATTTAAGATGCTATTCAATATAATCCTTAAGCCATAATCCAACaaaagtgaattttttattgCCAATTACACAGCATCCCATTGGTTGACCACACCCTCCACCTTTACTTACAAAgggaggaggtgccatttgacctagagctcattggcaatcATCCAACTCAATAAATTCAACATCAGAATATAGAAGAATTTCAATACAAATGGCATATACAACTGAGGATGGGGCAGCATCATTTGAATTTGGTTCAACTACATGAAACACTTGGAAAAACAGAAGTCAAACAATGGGAAAAGAGGCCAAAACTGGAACCAGCTATTTAATTGTACAATTCATAGAGAGTACTCCTTTCGGCAATAATATAAATGGAAGTAAATATGgcacttacccaaaaaagaaagaaagtaataaatgcaagaggaaaataaaagtcaaaTGCTCACCAGGGTCACAAAGCTCATCAGGATCAGCCAATGAGTGTCCTCTAAACCTGTCTCAAATTCCGCCAATGTCTGCCATTATCTCCTATCCCTTCCAATTGCCTCTGCCACCTCCCTACCCttcaaaatatttcatatcATCAAGAGGAACTCTTGACATCCTAAATGCAGGCCTGTTGCCACCAGAACCTTTCACCAATGAACTCTTACCCACCAAGCAAAATGTGCTCTTCTGACATCAAACAACCATGGTCTCAGCAACCACCCAGAGCCCAAAGTGCGAGCTCACATATCACAGCAGAGGCAGGAACCCATTGCTCATGTATGTCATGTTATGTACTGATCACACAATCTTCCATGTTCAAAAACTAGATATACCAGATTAACACAGCCTCTTCGCCTCTTCATCATTGTAGAGGAGAAGGAAACCAAACATATTTTCCGTGACACATCTGGGTGCACACATCATAAACAGCCCTGCCAAGTACCATGTCTACATAGAGCTCCAAACCTTCCTCTTTTGCGATCATTTGAACACCCAATTAGCAAAAGCAGAAAACTGAAACTTTGTTTGTCTCAccagaaaatatttaaaaggtAATTTTCCAATAATCCCCCAATAAAAGAGAATGACTAATATTTTAAGTCTATTTACTTATTAAAGCTAatatgaaatatcaaaaaaatttcttacatATCAGGTTAAGACGTATAAATCAGGaccatagaaaacaaaaacaaaaaagaaacttcAATGTCATGACCTGTGTCCTTTTGGATCCAATGTATGATTCCAAATAGGCCTAAACTGAGCAAATCTGTTTGCTTTCTCAGATACccaatactaattaaattctgCAGAAACCTACAATAGTACTCCATACTTAAATTGATTTCCTTCAGTAAGATCTCTAGTTAAAGAGAATTTTGCCAGACATTCTAGGAAAAAGAGAGACTGATAAAGAAACTTCCTCTTTCAatgctaacaaaaaaaaaaaaatccagcaaGTTACAAACCAAAGAGCACGAGGAACAACTGAGCGACTATTATTTACCCTCTGCAGCAATCCTTTTGCGTATCTCATGAGCTGTATTGAAAATGCCAAGAGTAGGTTTGTTGCAAACAAAGCATTTCTTGTTCTTTGCATGATGCTGAAAAAGAGAAGGACCTCCAGTTAGAATACACTTTCAAATAAAGGAGAGATGGGCAACAATGAAATCAGACTGACATGTTTTGTAGGAAACCTTTGGCCATGCTTAAGCACAgaacaaaagcaaataaaaaagacaacatgatatatatatatatttttaataaagtggTTTTGACAATGCAATTTGCTAAAAGCTCATGTCATCAGCTGCATAGTCAATCTTGCTAGAAACTTCATAATGGAAGATTTTATGGCAACAATCAAAAGGAAGTCCTAGATCTGATGACTACATTGATTTGTTGGACGCAACATACACCTGGACTTAATGCCTAAAATTGCAGACTTAACAGTTggcttaaatttaaaaagtaattggctcaaaattgaaactaaaaagaaaaaaaaagcataactCAGTTCTCTAATAAATAGGACTTCAAACTACTTATACAGAAAACACATGTTTTGAAAGACTTCATTGAGAAATAAGTTTATAAACCCTAATCATCAAGTTATTTACACCCATATAACAACCTTATGTGTTTGATCAATGCACAAACCCTAAGCCCATCATAAAAACCTACTTCCAGACCTAGGCAAGATATGTCTTGACAGAAATGCAACCATCAAAAATGAGAATAATTATGACACCTGAATTTATCTCAAACTTAAACCAGCATTAAGTTTTCTATGTTAGTGTATTAGAAATCCATCTGTCAGCATCTTGCTGAAAAATTCACTCATAGCATTTGGTTGTATCATTAATTTGCATGCAGAGCTCCTCATCTAAAAATTTAACTAGTTTATGTATGTACATATGTGTGTAAGTACATGCTACTAGTATTGGGGAGGGGATGGCACTGGTAATAAATCTTTCTAACAAGCCTACAATTTTTCATGTTTCATACACTACAAGTTTGCAATTTAATCCATTGCCAGGTTcactcttaaaatttaaacagactaattttttaaaatgtctGATCTGCTTGTCCTCTTCAAACAAATGTAAAAAATCGATCATAAATCCACAAACAGTAGACTGATTATGCTCCATAACTTAAGTTGGTATAGAAGAGATACCTTTAATGCGCAATGCTCACAGAAATAGTGCTTGCACTTGGTTACAACAGCATCAACAAAAGGCTGCCTGCAAATGAAACATGCAAAGGGCAAtgaatcatcatcatcatcttcctcaCCAGGGTCTACACcgccatcatcctcatcatctaATCCCAAAGCCAGATTTCTCTTCCTTACTTTCTCTGCTTCATCCCACTCCTTCTCCATTTGCCATCCAGACTTGTAATCCCCTCGATCATGCATAAACTTACAAGAATCTCCATACCCACAGTAACCAGTCTCTTTGTAATCCTTACATATGTCCGGTTGATAATCAAATCTTGCTGAAACTCTTATGTGAGCAGAAGCCCTCAAAGGCCCATGTGCTCCGCCAGCTTTCTCACTAGCAACCGTTTGCTCTCTTCGGAAACCAGCCTTGTAATCGGTATATCCATTAATGCCTCTATACAACTTTTCATCCCCAGAGCTTTTTCCTTTCCCCTTCAAAGCCTCCTCTGCTTGCTTAAGAGATCTCTCACGCAATGCACGAGCATCTCTTGAGAAATCAGTCTCAGTTTCTAGAGTTGCTGTCGCTCTGCTATCATGTTCAACTTGAATTTCCCTTGAAGACTCAAACTGAAAAATTGGCTTCTCAGATTCTTCCTTTGCTTCAGTAGATGCTTTGTTCTTAGAGGATCCAGTCGAAAAATACAGCTTATTGTCAGGCTTTATGGTTTTCTTTTGACTGTGTAAGAATGAGCCTTCTGTTTTTGAATCAtcctcttcatcttcatcaactGTTCTTTTTCTGATGTTTTTATTCCTTGATGGCTTTCTGAAGAAGTTGCAGACTGAAAAGAcaaagattataaatattttgggATGAAAATAGCAAATaaccacaaaaacaaaagataagaaTAGTATCCAAATCatgaatataaaaagaaagagaatggatTACAGCAGAAGAATTATACCTTGTTCAGGCTGTTGATTTTCACCCGAATCTGCCATTAAGGACTCCTGAAAATCATTGACATATAGTGTCAGTCACATACTAATGCTTCAGAAAATATAACAGAATATTAAGCCAAATTAATAGAAACTACAGCAAATTTGGAATCTACACAAAAGACCATaatcaaccaaagaaaataTCCATCGAATACAGGTCCagaattatcaaaaatatacATATTGATACATATAGATACTACAAtgatacatacacacacacagatacTTCAGCGACACTAAAGAGTGCACTAACAAACAGTTCAGCTATATTTGGTGGGATTGTAACTCTGTTTCATAGAGACAAGTTCGTCTCAGTATCGGCGAGGCATGAGACCCTAAACAGACAAAAGTAAAGTAGTTTCTACCTCTTTGAAGAATTTGATCAAACAGAAAAGGCACTGCCTACTTCTAATCACACCAATAACTCCAACACAAATACATAGAAAGTAACATGCTCATGTAACTCCCTCAGATAGTACAAAAAGTCATAAAATTCAGAAACCCCAAAAAAAGTCCCCAAATTTATTTCAAAAGCCCAAAACTAAATGCACTCTTTTGGCTTACAAAAGCAGACACTACACTTGGTTCATTTCAAATGCATCAAATCAttcataaaccccaaaaaaatacaaaacaaaactacTTCAGTCAATTCATAAACCCCAATAAAGACATCCAAgatattcatgaaaaaaaatgcttaaatcaCGATGACCCAGAAAGAGATTGAGGTTAGGGTTATCAAATTTCCAGTTCAAAGTCCCAAATTTGATCTCACAAGCTCCAATTCAAGGTGAATACAAAAACCCTTATCCCGAGACTATGTAATCAAAAACCATTcgaaataaaaactaaatacaaacaAAAGTGAGTGAAATTAGGGTTTGATTTGATCTAACCTGTGAGTAAATTGGCGGACAAAGAGCAAGCAAGAAAGAAGAAGCAGGAGCAAGTTTCTTCAGAATGGAGCGAACCTGAGAATTTGTGAGAATGCGAGAAagaaggttttttctttttttatttatttaaaaagaataaatttcctaacaagcaatatataaatattatatatttaataaataaataaataaattcatgaCTTAGtaatttattgtaaataaaattctattatcataattttttttaaaaaaaattagaagtcaTTTATActaaatagttttttaataatttttttaaataaaatttcttttattacatAATTTGTTTTTGCCACATAACTTTATctaattttctcttttatttttacacaaGATTAATTGTGCCTTTATCATTgagaatttataaataatttcctCTACGATCACCAACTCCGTAAGTGGGGCattttggatttgatttatAATGGGTCAATTTGTCATCATCACGTATCTAAGGCACAGCAAGCATGTAGCCATTAGTTGTGAACCATGTGTCCAAGAAAGTGGATGAAGGTGATAGTAAGATCAGTCATGTACCATTATAGCTGCAATCTATAAGTTTTGGGAATATTACAATAAAGGCCAACTTATTAAGGAAGCATTATTGTGTGTAGTATAAGCACAAGCACACTTGTTAAAGGAGTACCAAATGCATGTGGTCTCATTTTGCCAAGCCTCTATCGTCTTTCTCCAATGGGAAGGCAACACCTTACCCATTAAGAAGGTGACATGTGCCCATTTTCACCATTATTAAAGAATGATAAAGGATTCAATGAAAAGAGAGATAGACATAAGAAACACCTTTTCACACTAGGATGGAAGCTCTTTTTCCAcctcttgtttctctttttctccattGTAACACAATACCTCCATTGTAACCATTTTCAGAAAATAGTGGAATATTCGACTGGCTTGTGCCCGTAATTTTCTCCCTCTCCCAACGTAGAGGGTTTCCATGTTAAAAAAAACCTGTGTATATTTCTCTCACAACATACTTCATGTTCTTACAAACACAAAGACACTATTTTTAACAAAGATAATGTCTAAATGTACTATTAAAGTTCTAGAGATCTTTACAAGATAATCTCCAAAATCTAAACTTGCACGTACATCTCCCAATTTATTTTAGGattacatacattttttttcctttcctttcttgtttAATTTGAATTGTATGCTTTGAATTTCTActttcataattttgttttatagatTCGTGACGAATCTTCTCATTTCATATCATATAAACTTGTGACTGTGACAAGTATTTATATTGTCTTACAACAAATGACTATGCTTTCCTTATACAAAGTGGCtacttttctttaaatattcaagtaaattacataattttccTATAGTTTGGAgtagtttcaaattaaactttaaaattttaaaaagtttaaatcaAAATCATGAATTCTGAagttttaaattcattttaaatgaTCAAATCACATTTTTAATGAGTTTCcattaactaaaattaaaaaagatgaacttaaatatatgtttttttatgggaaaattttatatatatcaaagacttatcaaaaaaaaaaacaagaggctcaaaagaaaaaaagaaaaaaaaaagaaaaagaggagcAATCCTTCCGCATGAAACTATAAAACATATAATACACCATATAGTAATAGTCAAGTTATATAATAACCatccccctaaaaaaaaaaattatataagaaccaatcatttaattttttttaccaaaatattttaaattaaatttcaaattatataagTTCATATCCAAATTATTTCAtatgttaaataattaaattgtgtCTTACATATTGTGATTGTACCAAGGGAATACCATTTTCTTCTccccaagaaagaaaaaaagaaaaaagaaaaaagaaaaagtggaccccatttctttttaaattattatcttttcatttttttcccctttatgtCATGTAACATACTTTAAGAACATTAAAATAACTAGCACAATTGATTTAAGCAAAAGTTTATTACTAAAGTTTCAAGAAGGATTTAAGAGTTTctataatttgtaaaatttgttcactatttattttgttattttaatgcTCTATACAATTTTTGGTTTAATCTAAGGTTAGATAATGAGAAACATTAGATGATA from Castanea sativa cultivar Marrone di Chiusa Pesio chromosome 11, ASM4071231v1 harbors:
- the LOC142616104 gene encoding uncharacterized protein LOC142616104, with the protein product MALVVRDKATTWDVGLTHERLSRNNPSTVVFHLHPDSTHHHIWREAEYDEVQHQTQDPITGLTTIEILQQEFLDRDVDFLYPKLSQLLPPSLDQLDPRQREELVLQIIARAYVVLLDYSKYFPTAVNLLMRVYLNIVTTYSVSFEFEGEDHSFTPAAPSAIAALKEGRFKLSSTDTSCTICLEDFPVGSNVTCMPCSHIFHRQCIVEWLKNSHYCPVCRFKMPT
- the LOC142617240 gene encoding zinc finger CCCH domain-containing protein 1-like; the protein is MADSGENQQPEQVCNFFRKPSRNKNIRKRTVDEDEEDDSKTEGSFLHSQKKTIKPDNKLYFSTGSSKNKASTEAKEESEKPIFQFESSREIQVEHDSRATATLETETDFSRDARALRERSLKQAEEALKGKGKSSGDEKLYRGINGYTDYKAGFRREQTVASEKAGGAHGPLRASAHIRVSARFDYQPDICKDYKETGYCGYGDSCKFMHDRGDYKSGWQMEKEWDEAEKVRKRNLALGLDDEDDGGVDPGEEDDDDDSLPFACFICRQPFVDAVVTKCKHYFCEHCALKHHAKNKKCFVCNKPTLGIFNTAHEIRKRIAAEGK